The Oncorhynchus tshawytscha isolate Ot180627B linkage group LG08, Otsh_v2.0, whole genome shotgun sequence genome window below encodes:
- the LOC112256090 gene encoding uncharacterized protein LOC112256090 isoform X3 encodes MSYLEYGTSLMSYLEYGTSLMSHLEYGTSLMSHLEYGTSLMSHLEYGTSLMSYLEYGTSLMSHLEYGTSLMSDLGYGTSLMSDLGYGTSLMSDLGYGTSLMSDLGYGTSLMSDLGYGTSLMSHLEYGTSLMSHLEYGTSLMSDLGYGTSLMSDLGYGTSLMSHLEYGTSLMSHLEYGTSLMSHLEYGTSLMSHLEYGTSLMSDLGYGTSLMSDLGYGTSLMSHLEYGTSLMSHLEYGTSLMSDLGYGTSLMSHLEYGTSLMSHLEYGKSLMSDLGYGTSLMSYLEYGMSLMSDLEYGTSLMSYLHHLTTCLSHGYFVLTRAACRSTKSKVLRHRAGHQ; translated from the coding sequence ATGTCTTACCTGGAGTATGGTACGTCACTGATGTCTTACCTGGAGTATGGTACGTCACTGATGTCTCACCTGGAGTATGGTACGTCACTGATGTCTCACCTGGAGTATGGTACGTCACTGATGTCTCACCTGGAGTATGGTACGTCACTGATGTCTTACCTGGAGTATGGTACGTCACTGATGTCTCACCTGGAGTATGGTACGTCACTGATGTCAGACCTGGGGTATGGTACGTCACTGATGTCAGACCTGGGGTATGGTACGTCACTGATGTCAGACCTGGGGTATGGTACGTCACTGATGTCAGACCTGGGGTATGGTACGTCACTGATGTCAGACCTGGGGTATGGTACGTCACTGATGTCTCACCTGGAGTATGGTACGTCACTGATGTCTCACCTGGAGTATGGTACGTCACTGATGTCAGACCTGGGGTATGGTACGTCACTGATGTCAGACCTGGGGTATGGTACGTCACTGATGTCTCACCTGGAGTATGGTACGTCACTGATGTCTCACCTGGAGTATGGTACGTCACTGATGTCTCACCTGGAGTATGGTACGTCACTGATGTCTCACCTGGAGTATGGTACGTCACTGATGTCAGACCTGGGGTATGGTACGTCACTGATGTCAGACCTGGGGTATGGTACGTCACTGATGTCTCACCTGGAGTATGGTACGTCACTGATGTCTCACCTGGAGTATGGTACGTCACTGATGTCAGACCTGGGGTATGGTACGTCACTGATGTCTCACCTGGAGTATGGTACGTCACTGATGTCTCACCTGGAGTATGGTAAGTCACTGATGTCAGACCTGGGGTATGGTACGTCACTGATGTCTTACCTGGAGTATGGTATGTCACTGATGTCAGACCTGGAGTATGGTACCTCACTGATGTCTTACCTGCACCACCTTACTACCTGTTTAAGCCACGGCTACTTTGTATTGACTAGAGCTGCCTGTAGAAGTACCAAATCAAAGGTTTTAAGACACCGGGCTGGACATCAATGA
- the LOC112256090 gene encoding uncharacterized protein LOC112256090 isoform X1, with translation MIKWYCCVLVAIMFYSTCISSFSRISQFCVGHVWGKIHTSAYFRSLEYGTSLMSYLEYGTSLMSYLEYGTSLMSHLEYGTSLMSHLEYGTSLMSHLEYGTSLMSYLEYGTSLMSHLEYGTSLMSDLGYGTSLMSDLGYGTSLMSDLGYGTSLMSDLGYGTSLMSDLGYGTSLMSHLEYGTSLMSHLEYGTSLMSDLGYGTSLMSDLGYGTSLMSHLEYGTSLMSHLEYGTSLMSHLEYGTSLMSHLEYGTSLMSDLGYGTSLMSDLGYGTSLMSHLEYGTSLMSHLEYGTSLMSDLGYGTSLMSHLEYGTSLMSHLEYGKSLMSDLGYGTSLMSYLEYGMSLMSDLEYGTSLMSYLHHLTTCLSHGYFVLTRAACRSTKSKVLRHRAGHQ, from the exons ATGATAAAATGGTATTGCTGCGTGCTGGTTGCAATTATGTTTTACTCAACCTGCATATCTTCCTTCTCCAGGATTTCTCAATTCTGCGTCGGACATGTTTGGGGGAAAATCCATACATCCGCATA CTTCAGAAGCCTGGAGTATGGTACGTCACTGATGTCTTACCTGGAGTATGGTACGTCACTGATGTCTTACCTGGAGTATGGTACGTCACTGATGTCTCACCTGGAGTATGGTACGTCACTGATGTCTCACCTGGAGTATGGTACGTCACTGATGTCTCACCTGGAGTATGGTACGTCACTGATGTCTTACCTGGAGTATGGTACGTCACTGATGTCTCACCTGGAGTATGGTACGTCACTGATGTCAGACCTGGGGTATGGTACGTCACTGATGTCAGACCTGGGGTATGGTACGTCACTGATGTCAGACCTGGGGTATGGTACGTCACTGATGTCAGACCTGGGGTATGGTACGTCACTGATGTCAGACCTGGGGTATGGTACGTCACTGATGTCTCACCTGGAGTATGGTACGTCACTGATGTCTCACCTGGAGTATGGTACGTCACTGATGTCAGACCTGGGGTATGGTACGTCACTGATGTCAGACCTGGGGTATGGTACGTCACTGATGTCTCACCTGGAGTATGGTACGTCACTGATGTCTCACCTGGAGTATGGTACGTCACTGATGTCTCACCTGGAGTATGGTACGTCACTGATGTCTCACCTGGAGTATGGTACGTCACTGATGTCAGACCTGGGGTATGGTACGTCACTGATGTCAGACCTGGGGTATGGTACGTCACTGATGTCTCACCTGGAGTATGGTACGTCACTGATGTCTCACCTGGAGTATGGTACGTCACTGATGTCAGACCTGGGGTATGGTACGTCACTGATGTCTCACCTGGAGTATGGTACGTCACTGATGTCTCACCTGGAGTATGGTAAGTCACTGATGTCAGACCTGGGGTATGGTACGTCACTGATGTCTTACCTGGAGTATGGTATGTCACTGATGTCAGACCTGGAGTATGGTACCTCACTGATGTCTTACCTGCACCACCTTACTACCTGTTTAAGCCACGGCTACTTTGTATTGACTAGAGCTGCCTGTAGAAGTACCAAATCAAAGGTTTTAAGACACCGGGCTGGACATCAATGA
- the LOC112256090 gene encoding uncharacterized protein LOC112256090 isoform X2, giving the protein MATSLRANIIGKTRISQFCVGHVWGKIHTSAYFRSLEYGTSLMSYLEYGTSLMSYLEYGTSLMSHLEYGTSLMSHLEYGTSLMSHLEYGTSLMSYLEYGTSLMSHLEYGTSLMSDLGYGTSLMSDLGYGTSLMSDLGYGTSLMSDLGYGTSLMSDLGYGTSLMSHLEYGTSLMSHLEYGTSLMSDLGYGTSLMSDLGYGTSLMSHLEYGTSLMSHLEYGTSLMSHLEYGTSLMSHLEYGTSLMSDLGYGTSLMSDLGYGTSLMSHLEYGTSLMSHLEYGTSLMSDLGYGTSLMSHLEYGTSLMSHLEYGKSLMSDLGYGTSLMSYLEYGMSLMSDLEYGTSLMSYLHHLTTCLSHGYFVLTRAACRSTKSKVLRHRAGHQ; this is encoded by the exons ATGGCGACATCCTTAAGAGCTAACATAATAGGGAAAACGCG GATTTCTCAATTCTGCGTCGGACATGTTTGGGGGAAAATCCATACATCCGCATA CTTCAGAAGCCTGGAGTATGGTACGTCACTGATGTCTTACCTGGAGTATGGTACGTCACTGATGTCTTACCTGGAGTATGGTACGTCACTGATGTCTCACCTGGAGTATGGTACGTCACTGATGTCTCACCTGGAGTATGGTACGTCACTGATGTCTCACCTGGAGTATGGTACGTCACTGATGTCTTACCTGGAGTATGGTACGTCACTGATGTCTCACCTGGAGTATGGTACGTCACTGATGTCAGACCTGGGGTATGGTACGTCACTGATGTCAGACCTGGGGTATGGTACGTCACTGATGTCAGACCTGGGGTATGGTACGTCACTGATGTCAGACCTGGGGTATGGTACGTCACTGATGTCAGACCTGGGGTATGGTACGTCACTGATGTCTCACCTGGAGTATGGTACGTCACTGATGTCTCACCTGGAGTATGGTACGTCACTGATGTCAGACCTGGGGTATGGTACGTCACTGATGTCAGACCTGGGGTATGGTACGTCACTGATGTCTCACCTGGAGTATGGTACGTCACTGATGTCTCACCTGGAGTATGGTACGTCACTGATGTCTCACCTGGAGTATGGTACGTCACTGATGTCTCACCTGGAGTATGGTACGTCACTGATGTCAGACCTGGGGTATGGTACGTCACTGATGTCAGACCTGGGGTATGGTACGTCACTGATGTCTCACCTGGAGTATGGTACGTCACTGATGTCTCACCTGGAGTATGGTACGTCACTGATGTCAGACCTGGGGTATGGTACGTCACTGATGTCTCACCTGGAGTATGGTACGTCACTGATGTCTCACCTGGAGTATGGTAAGTCACTGATGTCAGACCTGGGGTATGGTACGTCACTGATGTCTTACCTGGAGTATGGTATGTCACTGATGTCAGACCTGGAGTATGGTACCTCACTGATGTCTTACCTGCACCACCTTACTACCTGTTTAAGCCACGGCTACTTTGTATTGACTAGAGCTGCCTGTAGAAGTACCAAATCAAAGGTTTTAAGACACCGGGCTGGACATCAATGA